One genomic segment of Arthrobacter sp. JZ12 includes these proteins:
- a CDS encoding YlxR family protein, with protein sequence MSLRQQPVRTCIGCRDRDDQANLVRWTAVNRGDDRVAEVDHRRRLVGRGAWLHPRPSCVEQALKRKAFNRAFRGATDTQGVEQWLHTLQDVS encoded by the coding sequence ATGTCGTTACGTCAACAACCGGTACGAACCTGTATTGGTTGTCGCGACCGTGACGACCAAGCCAATCTGGTTCGATGGACAGCGGTCAACCGTGGCGACGATCGTGTCGCTGAGGTGGACCACCGCCGTCGACTGGTGGGCAGGGGTGCCTGGCTGCACCCCCGGCCGTCCTGTGTGGAGCAAGCGCTCAAACGCAAAGCTTTCAATCGCGCCTTCCGCGGCGCAACTGATACGCAAGGCGTCGAGCAATGGCTGCACACACTCCAGGACGTCTCCTGA